The Chitiniphilus purpureus sequence AATTGGCCGTGCCGTAGAAGGTACAGGTACCCGGGCCGTGATAGCTGCCCTCCTCGGAGGCCAACAGCTCGTCCCGCCCGCATTTGCCCTCGGCAAAGCGCTGGCGCACCGCCGCCTTGTCCTTGTTCGAGATGCCCGAGGTCATCGGGCCGGCAGGGATGAATACCGCCGGCAGATGGCCGAACTGCAGCACGCCGATCAGGAGACCGGGGATGATCTTGTCGCACACGCCAAGGCACACCACGCTGTCGAACACGTTGTGCGACAACGCCACCGCGGTGCTCATCGCGATCACGTCGCGGCTGAACAGTGACAGCTCCATGCCGGGCTGCCCCTGCGTGACGCCATCGCACATGGCCGGTGTGCCGCCGGCGAACTGGGCCGTTGCACCCGCCTCGCGCGCGGCGGCCTTGATGACGGCCGGGTAGTACTCCAGCGGCTGGTGCGCCGACAGCATGTCGTTGTAGGAGGAAACGATGGCGATGTTGGGCTCGCGCATCTCGCGCAGCAGGATCTTGTCGTCGGCAGGCGCGGCTGCCCAAGCATGCGCCTGGTTGGTACAGGCCAGCCCCTTGCGAACCGGCTCTTTCTGCGCGGCGGCATCGAGCCGCTGCAGATAACGGCCACGCGATTCGCGGCTGCGCTCAACAATGCGGGCCGTGACCTCGGCAAGGCGGGAATGGAGGGGCATGACGAACTCCGGAAACAGGGAATCAGGGGCGAGTAGCGGCAAGCGGCGGCACTACAAGAACTGGAGCGTAGTTTTACTACAACGGCTTAACAACTTCAACCGCCTTTCAACCGGCACGGCCCCATGCTGCATCGCAACAAAAACGAGCATTGCCGCGGGTTTTGCGCACTCCCCTACCGTAAACCCCAATACTGGCGCGGCGGGCCGAGAAACCGTTTGCGCCGTTTTTTGTGTACGTAGTAAGATTACATAGTCTTACTACATATCGGCTGCCCCGGCACCGCCCGGCGGGGCGCCGGCCCTCGTTACTGGAAGGATAGTCATGACCCCCATCGACGCTTTCGACATGGTGCTGTTCGGCGGCACAGGCGACCTGGTGATGAGAAAGCTGCTGCCGGCGCTTTATCACCAGCACCAGGATGGCAATCTGCCTGCCGCCGGCCGCATCATCTGTCTGGGGCGCAGCGTGCCCGACACCGCGGCGTATCTGGACAAGGCGCGGGGCCTGGCGCAGGGCTATCTGGGCAAGCATTACAACGAGGCCGATTGGGATTCGTTCGCCGACCGGATCGAATACCTGCGGCTGGATGCCAACAATCCGGACGAATTCGGCAGGCTTGCCGACGTGCTCAACACCTTTCCGGGCCGGGTGCGCGTGTTCTATCTGTCCACCGCGCCGGACCTGTTCGCCCCGATCTCCAAGAGCCTTGCCGCCGTCGGGCTCAGCCAGGGCAACGCCCGCGTGGTGCTGGAAAAACCGCTGGGCCACGATCTGGCGTCGTCCAACAAGATCAACGACGAGGTCGGCCAGTATTTCGAAGAACAGCAGATCTACCGGATCGACCATTACCTGGGCAAGGAGCCGGTGCTCAATCTGATCGCGCTGCGCTTTGCCAATACGCTGCTCGAACCGCTGTGGCGCCGCGAATGGATCCGCGACGTGCAGATCACCGTGACCGAGCAGGTGGGCGTGGAAACCCGGGCCGATTTCTACGACAAGGCCGGCGCGCTGCGCGACATGATCCAGAACCACCTGCTGCAGCTGCTCACCATCGTCGCGATGGAGCCGCCGGCAAGCATCGATGCCGATGCGGTGCGTGATGAGAAGCTCAAGATCCTGCGTGCGCTCAAGCCACTGACCGCCGAGACCGTGCACACCAACGTGGTGCGCGGCCAATACCGCGCCGGCGCGATCAACGCCAAGCCGGTGCCGGGCTATCTGGAGGAGCCGGGCGTGCCGGCCGGCTCGAAGACCGAGACCTTTGTTGCACTCAAGGCGGAGATCCAGACCTGGCGCTGGGCCGGCGTGCCGTTCTATCTGCGCACCGGCAAGCGGCTGCAGGAACGCCTGGCGGAGATCGTCATCAATTTCCGCGAGGCCCCGCATTCGATCTTCGGCCGCCACACCACGCCCAACCGGCTGGTGATCCAGCTGCAACCGGACGAGTCGGTCCGCCTCTACCTGATGGCCAAGGAGCCGGGCAACCAGTTCCGGCAACGCCCGGTGCACCTTGACCTGGACTTCAAGGATTTCTTCCAGAGCCGCAGCCCGGAAGCCTACGAGCGCCTGCTGATGGACGTGATCCGCGGTGACCTGTCGCTGTTCGTGCGCCGCGACGAACAGCGCGCCGCATGGAAATGGGTGGAGCCGATCCTGGATGCCTGGGAAAACGGCATCGATGCGCCCAAGCCTTATACCGCCGGTACCTGGGGGCCGGCCGCCTCGTCTGCGCTGCTGTCGCGCGACGGCTTCAGCTGGCACGAAGAAGGCTGAGCGGCTTGCTGCGTGGGCCTCAGGCCTGGCAGCGGACCGTGGGCGTCATCCTCCAGCCCATCATGGCGACGCCGCCGGGCTGCCTGCAGGGGCCCGCGCCACGGCGCTGCCGGCCCACCGCCCGGCGCATGCAGTTGTCTTCATCAATTCGAGGTTAAGCAATGTCTGTGCAGTGGCATGAATTTCCGTCCAAGGACGACCTTGACGCAGCCCTGGCGGCGAAGATCGCAGCGGTGCTGAATGCCGCCATCGCCGAACGCGGCGTGGCAAGCTTCGCCGTCTCCGGCGGGCGCACGCCGGCCGGGATGTTCAAGGCGTTGTCGGAACAGGACGTTGCGTGGGACAAGGTGTATGCCACCCTGGTCGACGAACGCTGGGTGCCGGTGGAACACGCCGACAGCAACGAGCGCACGGTGCGCCAGCATCTGTTGACGGGTGCGGCCAGCGCCATCCGTTTCGTCTCGCCGGTCTGCGAAGCGCCGACGCCGCATGCGGGCGAGGCCGAGATCGAAGCGCGCCTGGCGGCGATGCCGCAACCGTTCGACGTGCTGATCCTGGGCATGGGCGACGATGGCCACACCGCCTCGCTGTTCCCGGGCGCCGCCGAACTGGAACACGCCTGCGCCTCGACGACACTGGTCGCCGCGGTGACCCCGCCGGTGGCGCCGCACCGCCGCATCACGCTGACCCTGCCGACCATCGCGCGCGCGCGCGCCGTGATCGTGCATATCACCGGCACGGGCAAGAAGGCCCTGCTGCACACCGCGCTGGGCGAGCAAAAGGCGGTGACCGAGCAATATCCGATCCGCCGTGTGCTCGACGCCGCAGCGGGTCAGAAACATGTGTTCTGGGCTGATTGAGTACCGGAACGAAACAGGACGGGGCCGACAGGCCCCGCCTTCACAAGGGCACTGCCCCGATCAGGAACGGGTTTTATCAAAGCGCGTTCCATCGTTTGAGTGAGACTACCCATGCTCGAACGCATCAAGACCGTGATCGACTCGCTCTCCAAATCGGAGCGCAAAGTCGCCGAACTGGTGCTGGCCCAGCCTAACCTGGTGGCCAATGCGCCCATTGCGCAGATTGCCGACCTTGCCGACGTGTCCCAGCCGACCGTCATCCGCTTCTGCCGCAGCCTCAACTGTTCGGGGCTGCAGGATTTCAAGCTGCGGCTCACCCGCAGCCTGGTTTCCGGTGTGCCCTACGTGCACTCGATGGTCTCGGCCGACGATTCGGCACACGACCTGGCCAAGAAGCTGTTCGACAACAACATCTCCCACCTGCTGCGCTGCCGCAACGAGCTGGATACCGAGGCGCTGGAGCGGGCGATCAAGGTGCTGTCGAACACGCACAAGATCGAAGTGTGGGGCCAGGGCCAATCCGGCGCGGTGGCCATCGACGCGCAGAACAAGTTCTTCCGCCTGGGCGTGCCGACGGTGGCCTACACCGATCCGCACATGCATGGCATGAGCGCGTCGATGCTCAAGCCCGGCGACGCGGTGGTGGCCGTTTCCAACTCGGGCCGCACGCTCGATCTGATCCGCTCGGTCGAGATCGCGCGCGACGCCGGCGCCGACGTGATCGGCATCACGCACAGCAAGAGCCCGCTCGCCAAGCGCTGCTCGATCTGCCTGTACGCCGACACCATGGAAGACCCGGATCTCTATACGCCGATGATCACCCGCATCGTGCACTTGGTGATCATCGACGTGCTGGCCGTCGGCGTGGCCCTCAAGCGCGGCCCGGAATTGATCGACCAGCTCGAAAAGATGAAGCGCAACCTGAAGGAAAAACGGGTGCGCGGCCACGAAAACTGATCGGGGCGACGCTGCAGCACGCCCTTACCGCTTATTGCGATGAAGGAAGCATCCATGTCCAAGCTCACCACTTCGCCAGCCTGGCAGGCCCTGGCGGCGCATCACAGGGAAATCGCTCATCTGCATATGCGCGACCTGTTCCAGCAGGATCCGCAGCGCTTCGAGAAATTCTCGTTCGAATCAGGTGGCCTCTTCTTCGATTACTCGAAGAACCGCGTCACCGAACAGACAATGCAGCTGCTGTTCGATCTGGCGCGTCAGTCGGGCCTTGCAGAGCGGATCGAGCAGATGTTCTCGGGCGAAAAGATCAATGCCACCGAGAACCGTGCCGTACTGCACACCGCGCTGCGCAACCTGGACAAGAATCCGGTACGCGTCGATGGCGACGACGTGATGCCCAAGGTCAATGCGGTCAAGGAGAAGATCTTCCAGTTCTCCGACCAGATCCGTTCGGGCGAGCGTGTGGGCTACACCGGGCGCCCGTTCACCGACATCGTCAACATCGGCATCGGCGGTTCGGACCTGGGCCCGCTGATGGTATGCAATGCGCTCAAGAACTACGGCCACGAGCGGCTCAGGATGCATTTCATCTCGACCGTGGACGGTGACCAGATCGTCTCGACGCTCAAGCATCTCAATCCGGAGACGACGCTGTTCATCGTCGCCTCCAAGACCTTCACCACGCAGGAGACCATCACCAACGCGCGCACCGCGCGCAAGTGGTTCCTCGACCGCGTGGGCAACGAGACGCACATCGCCAAGCACTTTGTCGCCGTCTCGACCAATGCCAAGGCCGTGGCGGAGTTCGGCATCGACACCGCCAACATGTTCGAATTCTGGGACTGGGTCGGCGGCCGCTACTCGCTGTGGTCCGCCATCGGCCTGCCGATCGCCATCTATCTTGGCAAACACGACTACCAGGATCTGCTCCATGGCGCCTACACCATGGACGAGCACTTCAAGAACAAGCCGTTCGAGCACAACCTGCCCGTGATCATGGGCCTCTTGGGCGTGTGGTACATCAACTTCTTCGACGCCACCACCCATCTGGTCTCGCCCTACAACCAGGCATTGCAGCGGTTTCCGGCCTATCTGCAGCAGCTGGACATGGAGTCCAACGGCAAGTCGATCGATCTGGACGGCGAGCGGGTCGACTACCATACGAGTCCGGTGGTGTGGGGCGATGCCGGCATCAACGGCCAGCACGCCTACTACCAGATGCTGCACCAGGGCAGCCAGATCGTGCCGGTCGACTTCATTGCCAGCATTGAGCATCCGGAGATCCCCGAGCCGCATAGCACCATCCTGATGGCGAACTTCTTTGCGCAGACCGAGGCGTTCATGCGCGGCAAGACGGCAGCCGAGGTGCGCGCCGAGCTGGACAAGGCCGGCATCACCGGCCCGGCGCAGGATGCACTGGTACCGCACAAGATCTTCGAAGGCAACCGGCCGACCAATACCATCCTGATGCAACGGCTCACACCGCGGCGCCTGGGCGCGCTGATCGCGCTCTACGAACACAAGATCTTCGTGCAGGGCACGGTGTGGAACGTCAACTCGTACGACCAATGGGGCGTCGAGCTGGGCAAGCAGCTGGCGCGTACCATCGAGCATGACCTGACCACGCCCGGTCTGACCCAGACCCACGACGCCTCGACCAACGGACTCATCAACTACTACAAGCGCAACGTGCCGCGATAAGGCACCACTGCGTGGCACACGGCCGCCCGGACACCCTTTCGGGCGGAAAAGCACTGCCTGCCGGAACAACCCCCGGCCGGCGGTCGGCATCAACCCTCAAACAAGGTAGAGAACATGGCAGAGCAGATTCACGACCACGATCCTCGGGAGACGCAGGAGTGGCTGGAGGCCCTGGACGGAGTATTGGAGCACGAAGGCGCGGAGCGCGCGCATTTCCTGGTCGAACGTCTGATCGACCATGCACGCAAGGATGGGGTGAACATTCCGTACACCGCCACCACCGCCTACATCAATACCATTCCGCCGCACCTGGAGGCCAAGAGCCCGGGCAACCATGCCTACGAGGAGCGCATCCGCTCCTATACCCGTTGGAATGCCGCTGCCATGGTCGTGAAAGCCAACCGGGGCACTGCCGAACCCGGTGGCCACATCACCTCGTTCGCTTCGGCTGCCACGCTCTACGACGTGGGCTGGAACCATTTCTGGCACGCGCCCTCCGCCGACCACGGCGGCGACCTCGTCTACTTCCAGGGACATAGCGCACCTGGCATGTATGCCCGCGCCTTCCTCGAAGGGCGCATCAACGAAGACCAGCTGAACAAGTTCCGCCGCGAAGTGGATGGCGGCGGGCTCTCCAGCTACCCACATCCGTGGCTGATGCCCGATTTCTGGCAGTTCCCCACCGTCTCGATGGGCCTGGGGCCCATCATGGCCATCTACCAGGCCCGCTTCATGAAATACCTGGAGGATCGCGGCTTCAAGCAGCATGGTGATCGCAAGGTCTGGGCCTTCATGGGTGATGGCGAGATGGACGAGCCTGAATCGCTCGGTGCGATTTCACTCGCCGGGCGCGAAAAGCTAGACAACCTGATCTTCGTCATCAACTGCAACCTGCAGCGCCTCGATGGCCCGGTACGCGGCAACAGCAAGATCATCCAGGAGCTGGAGGGCGATTTCCGCGGCTCGGGCTGGAACGTGGTCAAGGTGGTGTGGGGCTCGGGCTGGGATGCCTTGCTCGCCAAGGACAAGAAGGGCCTGCTGCAGCAACGCATGATGGAAGTGGTCGACGGCGAGTACCAGACCTACAAGTCCAAGGACGGCGCGTATGTGCGCGAACACTTCTTCAACACGCCGGAACTGAAGGCGCTGGTGTCCAGCATGTCGGACGACGACATCTGGCGCCTGACCCGCGGCGGCAACGATCCGCACAAGGTGTATGCCGCCTACAAGGCCGCGGTGGAGCACAAGGGCGCGCCGACGCTGATCCTGATGAAGACCGTCAAGGGTTACGGCATGGGCCCGGCCGGCGAATCGCAGAATGTGGCGCATCAGACCAAGAAGCTGTCCGACGATGACATGCTGCACCTGCGCGACCGCTTCAAGATCCCGCTGTCGGACGAGGACGCCAAGGCCTGCAAGTTCTACCTGCCGCCGGCCGACACGCCCGAGATGCAGTACATGCACGAACGCCGCAAGGCGCTTGGCGGCTATCTGCCGTCGCGCCAGCCGGTCGACGAGCCACTGCAGGTGCCGGCGCTGGATGCCTTCAAGGCGCAGCTCGAATCGACGGGCGAGCGCGAGATGTCGACCACCATGGCCTTCGTGCGCCTGATGGGCACCCTGGTCAAGGACAAGCACATCGGCCGACGCATCGTCCCCATCGTGCCGGACGAATCGCGCACCTTCGGCATGGAAGGCATGTTCCGCCAGCTTGGCATCTGGTCCCACGTGGGGCAGCTGTACGCGCCCGAGGACAAGGACCAGCTGATGTTCTACAAGGAGTCCAAGGACGGCCAGATCCTGCAGGAAGGGATCAACGAGGCCGGCGCGATGTCCGACTGGATCGCGGCCGCCACCTCCTATGCCAATCATGGCGTGACCATGATCCCGATCTACATCTACTACTCGATGTTCGGCTTCCAGCGCATCGGCGACCTGGCCTGGGCGGCGGGTGACCTGCGCGCGCGCGGCTTCCTCGTCGGCGGCACTGCCGGACGCACCACGCTCAATGGCGAAGGGCTGCAGCACCAGGATGGGCACGGCCACCTGTTTGCCGAATTCATCCCCAACTGTGTGTCGTACGATCCCACTTTCGCCTATGAGCTCGCGGTCATCGTGCAAAGCGGCCTCAAGCGCATGTACCAGGACCAGGAGAACATCTACTACTACCTGACGGTGATGAACGAGAACTACACCCACCCGGCCATGCCCGAGGGCGCCGAGGAGGGCATCATCAAGGGGATGTATCTGTTCCGTGAAGGCGCCAAGGAGGCCAAGCTCAAGGTCCAGTTGATGGGCTGCGGCACCATCCTGCGCGAAGTGATCGCCGCCGCCGACCTGCTCAAGGCCGATTTCGGGGTCGAGGCGGACATCTGGTCCACCACCAGCCTGAATGAATTGCGCCGCGATGGCATCGCGGTTACGCGCCAGAACCTGCTGCACCCGGCCGCTGAGCCGCAGGTGCCCTACGTGACGCGCTGCCTGCAGGGCCGGCAAGGCCCTGTCATCGCCGCCACCGACTACAAGCGCACCTATGCCGACCAGATCCGCGAATACGTGCCGGGCCGCTACGTGGTGCTCGGCACCGACGGCTTCGGCCGCTCGGACAGCCGGCAGGCGCTGCGCCGCTTCTTCGAGGTCGACCGCCACTATGTCGCGCTCGCCGCGCTCAAGGCGCTGGCCGACGAAGGCCGGATCGAGCGCAAGGTCGTCGCCGATGCGATCGCCAAGTACGGCATCGATGCGGCACGCCCCGCCCCGTGGACTGTTTAAATCACGTGAAATGTGAAACGTGAAAAGCGGGATGGTCCCACCGTTCCGCGTTTCACCGCCGCGAAGCGGCATCACGTTTCACGGAGGAACATAGATGAGCAACCTGATTGAACTGAAAGTGCCAGACATTGGCGGCCACGAGAACGTGGACATCATCGAAGTGATGGTCAGCCCAGGCGATCGCATCGAGGTCGAGCAAAGCCTGATCACGCTGGAAACCGACAAGGCCACGATGGAAGTGCCGTCCACCCATGCCGGCGTGGTCAAGGATGTCAAGGTCAAGGTCGGCGACAAGATCTCCGAAGGCAATGTGATCCTGCTGCTTGAAATGGCCGGTGCCGCGGCAGCGACACCCGCGCCGGCCACACCGGCCACCGCGGCGGCCCCCGCCCCTGCCGCCGCCCAGCCGGCCCCTGCCGCGGCGGCGCAGACGATCGAAGTGCACGTACCGGATATCGGCGGGCATGCCAACGTCGATGTGATCGAAGTGCTGGTCAAGCCGGGCGACGCGATCGAGAAGGAACAATCGCTGATCACGCTGGAGACCGACAAGGCCACCATGGAAGTGCCGTCCACCGCTGCCGGCGTGGTCGAACACGTGGCGATCAAGGTCGGCGACAAGGTCTCCGAAGGCGGCCTGATCCTGACCGTCAAAGCCGGCACCGCACCGGCTGCGACGCCCGCGCAGGGCGCGCCGGCACCGGCCGCGCCCGCTGCGGCCGCCCCGTCGGTGACCGCCTCGCCGGCCGGACGCACCGTCGCCCTGCCCAAGACGGATGCGTTCGACGAGACCGGCTTCAGCAAGGCCCATGCCTCGCCCTCGGTGCGCCGTTTCGCGCGCGAGCTGGGGGTGGACCTGGGCAAGGTCAAGGGCACCGGCCCCAAGGACCGCATCCTGCACGAGGACGTGCAGCAGTACGTGAAGGCGGTGATGAGCGGATCGGCCGCCGCACCGGCCGTGGGCACGGGCGGGGGTGCCGGGCTTGACCTGCTGCCGTGGCCCAAGGTCGACTTCGCCAAGTTCGGCCCGATCGAAGCCAGGCCGCTCTCCAAGATCAAGAAGATCTCCGGGGCCAACCTGCATCGCAACTGGGTGGTGATCCCGCACGTCACCTTCAACGATGAGTGCGACATCACCGCGCTGGAGGACTTCCGCAAGGAAATCGGCAAGGAGTGGGAAAAGAGCGGCCTCAAGCTGTCGCCACTGGCCTTCATCATCAAGGCCGCCGCCGAGGCGCTCAAGGCCTTCCCCGAATTCAATTCATCGCTGGACGGCGACAACCTGATCCTCAAGCGGTACTACCACATCGGCTTCGCCGCCGACACGCCAAACGGCCTGGTGGTACCGGTGATCAAGGACGTCGACCAGAAGGGGTTGAAGCAGATCGCCAAGGAGCTGACCGACCTTTCCGCCCTCGCCCGCGAAGGCAAGCTCAAGCCTACCGACATGCAGGGTGCGACCTTCACCATCAGCTCGCTCGGCGGCATCGGCGGTACCAGCTTCACGCCCATCATCAACGCCCCGGAAGTGGCCATCCTTGGTGTGTGCAAGAGCCAGATCAAGCCGGTGTGGAACGGCCAGGAATTCGCGCCGCGGCTGATGTGCCCGCTGTCGCTGTCGTTCGACCACCGCGTGATCGACGGCGCGGCCGCTGCCAGGTTCACCGTGCACCTGGGCAGGCTGCTGTCGGATATACGTCGGCTGGTACTTTGAATGAAGGGAAGAGAGAAGGGGGAAGGGAGAAGTGCAATGGCGACCTTTCCCCGGTTCTCTGATCTGTAACGCCGCAGGGGAGAGTAAAAAAAGCGGGGCCGGGCCGCATGCCCTTCCCCCTTCCCTCTTCCCCCTTCCCATAGGGAATCCCATGAGCAACATCATCGAATTGAAAGTGCCCGACATCGGCGATCACGGCAACGTGGACGTGATCGAAGTCTTTGTCACCGCCGGCGACAGCGTGGCCGCGGAGCAGAGCCTGATCACGCTGGAAACCGACAAGGCCACCATGGAAGTGCCGGCCATCTCGGCCGGCGTGATCAAGGAAGTGAAGGTCAAGGTGGGCGACAAGGTGTCCGAAGGCAGCGTGATCGCGCTGCTCGAAGCGACCGCGGCCGCCGCACCGGCCCCCGGACCGGCGCCGGCACCTCAACCCGCCCCCCAGTCGGCCGGCCCGGCGCCGGCTGCGGCGCAACCTGCCGGCAGCTACCAGGGGCCGGTCGACATTGAAACCGAGATGCTGGTGCTGGGCGCCGGCCCGGGGGGTTATTCAGCCGCGTTCCGCTCGGCGGACCTGGGCTTGAAGACCGTGCTGGTCGAACGCTACGCCACGCTGGGCGGCGTCTGCCTCAATGTGGGCTGCATCCCGTCCAAGGCGTTGCTGCACAACGCCTTCGTCATCGACGAGGTGGCCCACCTTGCAGCCAACGGCATCAAGTTCGGCAAACCCGAGGTCGATATCGACGCACTGCGCGGCTTCAAGGAAAAGGTGATCGGCAAGCTCACCGGCGGCCTTGCCGGCATGGCCAAGGCACGCAAGGTGGAACACGTGCGCGGCGTGGGCACCTTCCTCGATCCCTACCATCTGCAGGTGGAGACCACCTCGGGCGAGGGCCGCGCGGCGACCGGTGAGAAGAAGGTGATCCGCTTCAAGCAGGCCATCATCGCCGTCGGCTCCTCGGTGTTCAAGTTGCCCTTCATCCCCAACGACCCGCGCATCGTCGATTCGACCGGCGCGCTGGCACTGAAGAGTGTGCCGCAGCGCATGCTGATCATCGGCGGCGGCATCATCGGCCTGGAAATGGGCACGGTATATTCGACCCTGGGCGCGCGCCTCGATGTGGTCGAGCTGTCCGACGGGCTGATGCAGGGCGCCGACCGGGACTTGGTCAAGGTCTGGCAGGACTGGAACAAGCACCGTTTCGACAACATCATGCTCAACACCAGGACCACTGCGATCGAACCCAAGGCCGACGGCGTGTGGGTGACATTCGACGGCGAGAAGGCACCCAAGGAGCCGCAACGCTACGACCTGGTACTGCACGCCACCGGCCGCGTGCCCAATGGCAGGCAGATCGGCGCCGAGAACGCCGGCGTGAAGGTGACCGAGCGCGGCTTCATCGAAGTCGACAAGCAGATGCGTACCAACGTGCCGCACATCTTCGCCATCGGCGACCTCGTCGGCCAGCCGATGCTGGCGCACAAGGCGGTGCACGAGGCCCACGTGGCGGCCGAGAACGCCGCCGGCCACAAGGCCTGGTTCGACGCGCGCGTGATTCCGGGCGTCGCCTACACCGATCCGGAAGTGGCGTGGGTCGGCCTGACCGAAGACCAGGCCAGGAAGGACGGGCGCGCCATCACCAAGGGCGTGTTCCCCTGGGCCGCGTCCGGCCGCGCCATCGCCAACGGCCGCACCGAAGGCTTCACCAAGCTGATCTTTGACGCCGAGAGCGGTCAGATCCTCGGCGGCGCCATCGTCGGCCCGCATGCGGGCGACATGATCGGCGAGATCTGCCTCGGCATCGAGATGGGGGCGGACGCCGTCGATATCGGCAAGACCATCCACCCGCACCCGACGATGGGCGAATCGATCGGCATGGCCGCCGAGGTGGCCAAGGGGGTCTGTACCGACCTGCCGCCACAGCGCAAGAAGTAGGCGACCCTCGTTCCGGCAAGGCCAGCCCCGACGACGCGGCTGGCCTTTTTGCTGCCGCCATCCGGCACGATCGTCCCACCTGTCGTAGCGGATGCCGCAGCGCCGGCACCGTCACGCGCCGACCCCGGTGCATCGCGACACCGCGCAGTGGTCTTATATCAAGTGACCTTGGCACTCCACTGGTCAGCAG is a genomic window containing:
- the zwf gene encoding glucose-6-phosphate dehydrogenase encodes the protein MTPIDAFDMVLFGGTGDLVMRKLLPALYHQHQDGNLPAAGRIICLGRSVPDTAAYLDKARGLAQGYLGKHYNEADWDSFADRIEYLRLDANNPDEFGRLADVLNTFPGRVRVFYLSTAPDLFAPISKSLAAVGLSQGNARVVLEKPLGHDLASSNKINDEVGQYFEEQQIYRIDHYLGKEPVLNLIALRFANTLLEPLWRREWIRDVQITVTEQVGVETRADFYDKAGALRDMIQNHLLQLLTIVAMEPPASIDADAVRDEKLKILRALKPLTAETVHTNVVRGQYRAGAINAKPVPGYLEEPGVPAGSKTETFVALKAEIQTWRWAGVPFYLRTGKRLQERLAEIVINFREAPHSIFGRHTTPNRLVIQLQPDESVRLYLMAKEPGNQFRQRPVHLDLDFKDFFQSRSPEAYERLLMDVIRGDLSLFVRRDEQRAAWKWVEPILDAWENGIDAPKPYTAGTWGPAASSALLSRDGFSWHEEG
- the pgl gene encoding 6-phosphogluconolactonase, which translates into the protein MSVQWHEFPSKDDLDAALAAKIAAVLNAAIAERGVASFAVSGGRTPAGMFKALSEQDVAWDKVYATLVDERWVPVEHADSNERTVRQHLLTGAASAIRFVSPVCEAPTPHAGEAEIEARLAAMPQPFDVLILGMGDDGHTASLFPGAAELEHACASTTLVAAVTPPVAPHRRITLTLPTIARARAVIVHITGTGKKALLHTALGEQKAVTEQYPIRRVLDAAAGQKHVFWAD
- the hexR gene encoding transcriptional regulator HexR; amino-acid sequence: MLERIKTVIDSLSKSERKVAELVLAQPNLVANAPIAQIADLADVSQPTVIRFCRSLNCSGLQDFKLRLTRSLVSGVPYVHSMVSADDSAHDLAKKLFDNNISHLLRCRNELDTEALERAIKVLSNTHKIEVWGQGQSGAVAIDAQNKFFRLGVPTVAYTDPHMHGMSASMLKPGDAVVAVSNSGRTLDLIRSVEIARDAGADVIGITHSKSPLAKRCSICLYADTMEDPDLYTPMITRIVHLVIIDVLAVGVALKRGPELIDQLEKMKRNLKEKRVRGHEN
- the pgi gene encoding glucose-6-phosphate isomerase is translated as MSKLTTSPAWQALAAHHREIAHLHMRDLFQQDPQRFEKFSFESGGLFFDYSKNRVTEQTMQLLFDLARQSGLAERIEQMFSGEKINATENRAVLHTALRNLDKNPVRVDGDDVMPKVNAVKEKIFQFSDQIRSGERVGYTGRPFTDIVNIGIGGSDLGPLMVCNALKNYGHERLRMHFISTVDGDQIVSTLKHLNPETTLFIVASKTFTTQETITNARTARKWFLDRVGNETHIAKHFVAVSTNAKAVAEFGIDTANMFEFWDWVGGRYSLWSAIGLPIAIYLGKHDYQDLLHGAYTMDEHFKNKPFEHNLPVIMGLLGVWYINFFDATTHLVSPYNQALQRFPAYLQQLDMESNGKSIDLDGERVDYHTSPVVWGDAGINGQHAYYQMLHQGSQIVPVDFIASIEHPEIPEPHSTILMANFFAQTEAFMRGKTAAEVRAELDKAGITGPAQDALVPHKIFEGNRPTNTILMQRLTPRRLGALIALYEHKIFVQGTVWNVNSYDQWGVELGKQLARTIEHDLTTPGLTQTHDASTNGLINYYKRNVPR
- the aceE gene encoding pyruvate dehydrogenase (acetyl-transferring), homodimeric type, translated to MAEQIHDHDPRETQEWLEALDGVLEHEGAERAHFLVERLIDHARKDGVNIPYTATTAYINTIPPHLEAKSPGNHAYEERIRSYTRWNAAAMVVKANRGTAEPGGHITSFASAATLYDVGWNHFWHAPSADHGGDLVYFQGHSAPGMYARAFLEGRINEDQLNKFRREVDGGGLSSYPHPWLMPDFWQFPTVSMGLGPIMAIYQARFMKYLEDRGFKQHGDRKVWAFMGDGEMDEPESLGAISLAGREKLDNLIFVINCNLQRLDGPVRGNSKIIQELEGDFRGSGWNVVKVVWGSGWDALLAKDKKGLLQQRMMEVVDGEYQTYKSKDGAYVREHFFNTPELKALVSSMSDDDIWRLTRGGNDPHKVYAAYKAAVEHKGAPTLILMKTVKGYGMGPAGESQNVAHQTKKLSDDDMLHLRDRFKIPLSDEDAKACKFYLPPADTPEMQYMHERRKALGGYLPSRQPVDEPLQVPALDAFKAQLESTGEREMSTTMAFVRLMGTLVKDKHIGRRIVPIVPDESRTFGMEGMFRQLGIWSHVGQLYAPEDKDQLMFYKESKDGQILQEGINEAGAMSDWIAAATSYANHGVTMIPIYIYYSMFGFQRIGDLAWAAGDLRARGFLVGGTAGRTTLNGEGLQHQDGHGHLFAEFIPNCVSYDPTFAYELAVIVQSGLKRMYQDQENIYYYLTVMNENYTHPAMPEGAEEGIIKGMYLFREGAKEAKLKVQLMGCGTILREVIAAADLLKADFGVEADIWSTTSLNELRRDGIAVTRQNLLHPAAEPQVPYVTRCLQGRQGPVIAATDYKRTYADQIREYVPGRYVVLGTDGFGRSDSRQALRRFFEVDRHYVALAALKALADEGRIERKVVADAIAKYGIDAARPAPWTV
- the aceF gene encoding dihydrolipoyllysine-residue acetyltransferase, with the translated sequence MSNLIELKVPDIGGHENVDIIEVMVSPGDRIEVEQSLITLETDKATMEVPSTHAGVVKDVKVKVGDKISEGNVILLLEMAGAAAATPAPATPATAAAPAPAAAQPAPAAAAQTIEVHVPDIGGHANVDVIEVLVKPGDAIEKEQSLITLETDKATMEVPSTAAGVVEHVAIKVGDKVSEGGLILTVKAGTAPAATPAQGAPAPAAPAAAAPSVTASPAGRTVALPKTDAFDETGFSKAHASPSVRRFARELGVDLGKVKGTGPKDRILHEDVQQYVKAVMSGSAAAPAVGTGGGAGLDLLPWPKVDFAKFGPIEARPLSKIKKISGANLHRNWVVIPHVTFNDECDITALEDFRKEIGKEWEKSGLKLSPLAFIIKAAAEALKAFPEFNSSLDGDNLILKRYYHIGFAADTPNGLVVPVIKDVDQKGLKQIAKELTDLSALAREGKLKPTDMQGATFTISSLGGIGGTSFTPIINAPEVAILGVCKSQIKPVWNGQEFAPRLMCPLSLSFDHRVIDGAAAARFTVHLGRLLSDIRRLVL